Proteins encoded together in one Oceanivirga salmonicida window:
- a CDS encoding alpha/beta hydrolase, whose amino-acid sequence MLKKVLLGIVTVVLLVFLGIGNYLYDYSLNPKNISSEVLAQDDDDTVKYEKEEENKKWFLENDEKIYGTSVTGAKIVAHRFMQKEKTDKYVIMVHGYGSSAYYVSIYIKLFYDLGYNVLAPDLLGFGDSEGDVISMGGFDSVDLAMWANRIVEEDPNAKIVISGMSMGAATVLNSLNKNLPDNVKAFIDDSGYLVLKEQMAYQLKKLFKLPSFPILDFASLVTRIRGGYFISYVDAREGLKNTNLKGLILHGDIDSFVPIKNSERVYELLKNKEMHVFKDTKHVQAIRKYNDEYREIIKKFLKENLR is encoded by the coding sequence ATGTTAAAAAAAGTATTATTAGGAATAGTAACGGTTGTATTACTAGTGTTTTTAGGAATAGGAAATTATTTATATGATTATTCATTGAATCCTAAAAATATATCATCAGAAGTATTAGCACAAGATGATGACGATACAGTAAAATATGAAAAAGAAGAAGAAAATAAAAAATGGTTTTTAGAAAATGATGAAAAAATATATGGAACAAGTGTTACTGGTGCTAAAATAGTAGCACATAGATTTATGCAAAAAGAAAAGACGGATAAATATGTAATAATGGTACATGGTTATGGAAGCAGTGCATATTATGTATCAATATATATTAAATTATTTTATGACTTAGGTTACAATGTGTTAGCACCTGATTTACTAGGTTTTGGAGATAGTGAAGGCGATGTAATATCAATGGGTGGATTTGATAGTGTTGATTTGGCTATGTGGGCTAATAGAATAGTAGAAGAAGATCCTAATGCTAAAATTGTAATATCGGGAATGAGTATGGGGGCAGCAACAGTATTAAATTCACTTAATAAGAATTTGCCGGATAATGTTAAGGCTTTCATAGATGATAGTGGTTATTTGGTATTAAAAGAACAAATGGCTTATCAATTAAAAAAATTATTTAAGTTACCTTCTTTCCCAATATTAGATTTTGCAAGTTTAGTTACAAGAATTAGAGGAGGCTATTTTATTTCTTATGTAGATGCAAGAGAAGGATTAAAAAATACTAATTTAAAAGGATTAATATTACATGGAGATATTGATAGTTTTGTTCCAATTAAAAACTCTGAAAGAGTATATGAGTTACTAAAAAACAAAGAAATGCATGTATTTAAAGATACTAAGCATGTTCAAGCAATAAGAAAATATAATGATGAATATAGGGAGATAATAAAGAAATTTTTAAAAGAAAATTTAAGGTAA